A part of Candidatus Schekmanbacteria bacterium genomic DNA contains:
- a CDS encoding nucleoside deaminase, with the protein MCRAIEEAQCAYDEGEVPIGAVAVEDGVAIAFEHNRTEQLNDCTAHAEMLILKKLFEIKKSWRLENIILYVTLEPCLMCAGAIQLARIKKLVFGAYNEKKGAVKTLLNAFEIPQLNHRVEIVEGIKKEECEKLLKNFFIERRNEDL; encoded by the coding sequence ATGTGTCGAGCCATTGAAGAAGCACAGTGCGCTTATGATGAAGGCGAAGTCCCAATAGGTGCAGTAGCGGTTGAAGATGGTGTGGCGATTGCGTTTGAGCACAACCGAACCGAGCAGTTGAATGACTGCACTGCCCATGCAGAAATGCTTATTTTGAAAAAACTCTTTGAAATTAAAAAAAGTTGGCGTCTTGAAAATATAATTCTCTATGTAACGCTTGAACCATGTCTGATGTGCGCAGGAGCAATACAGCTTGCGCGTATTAAGAAACTTGTCTTCGGCGCATACAATGAAAAAAAGGGAGCAGTCAAAACTCTTCTGAATGCTTTTGAAATTCCTCAGCTAAACCATCGCGTTGAAATTGTCGAGGGAATAAAGAAAGAGGAATGTGAAAAATTATTGAAAAATTTTTTCATAGAAAGAAGAAATGAAGATTTATAG
- the proC gene encoding pyrroline-5-carboxylate reductase yields MKKRIKEKIAFIGAGNMAEAILAGLLKSKTATPSNIILSDPSEKRLLHLKKNYKAKTTKSNIEAVNSATIILLAVKPQVMPDVLEEIKGSITSGHLVISIAAGIKISFIKSFLGKNSKVIRVMPNTPALVGMGISAIASDKRVLSSDLSKAQIILNAVGKTVLLDERYLDAVTGLSGSGPAYFFLIIEALIEAGVAAGLSRAVSKELVIETAKGAVCLLQETGKPPAELREMVTSPGGTTVAGLKVLEEGALRSTIIKAVEAATARSKELSGK; encoded by the coding sequence ATGAAAAAAAGGATCAAAGAAAAAATCGCTTTCATAGGCGCCGGGAATATGGCGGAAGCAATTTTGGCAGGTCTTTTAAAGAGCAAGACTGCAACCCCTTCCAACATCATTCTAAGTGATCCTTCAGAAAAGCGTCTTCTTCACTTGAAGAAAAATTACAAAGCAAAGACGACAAAATCAAATATTGAAGCAGTAAACTCGGCAACTATAATACTGCTTGCAGTAAAACCGCAGGTGATGCCCGATGTCCTTGAAGAGATCAAGGGTTCAATAACATCTGGACACCTTGTCATATCCATAGCGGCAGGCATAAAAATTTCCTTTATCAAGAGTTTTTTAGGAAAAAATTCAAAAGTGATACGGGTGATGCCCAATACTCCTGCCTTGGTTGGTATGGGAATTTCAGCCATAGCGTCAGATAAAAGGGTATTGTCATCAGACCTATCAAAAGCCCAAATAATTTTAAATGCAGTTGGCAAAACAGTCTTGTTGGATGAACGTTATCTCGATGCTGTAACAGGACTTTCAGGAAGCGGTCCTGCCTATTTCTTCCTCATCATTGAGGCACTTATCGAAGCAGGCGTTGCCGCAGGGCTTTCAAGGGCTGTATCGAAAGAGCTCGTTATTGAAACAGCCAAGGGGGCAGTATGTTTATTGCAGGAAACAGGCAAGCCGCCTGCTGAATTGCGAGAGATGGTAACTTCTCCCGGCGGTACAACCGTTGCCGGGCTAAAAGTATTAGAAGAAGGAGCGCTTCGTTCAACTATCATCAAGGCCGTTGAAGCTGCAACTGCGCGCTCAAAGGAGCTGTCAGGAAAATAA
- a CDS encoding class A beta-lactamase-related serine hydrolase codes for MEKFRETAQEVLRKKSTPGFVIAAGKKGGAKFIEAFGKKQLVPYEIGNDVDTIYDIASVTKVMATTTAIMLLVQRGLINIEMKVSEFIDEFASNGKDKITIKHLLTHTSGLSDWYPYFEEIRRKDEEEGSQLMCKSNAKKMVYSLVNNEEIEKRENPVTKYSDIGFIALGEIIEKITGEALDSFCEREIFIPLGLKDTFFVNLEDKGRTLSEERLKRIAPTEYSQWRGGVIKGEVHDDNAYAMGGISGHAGLFSTAEDVFNFGMTILDSYHGRNDFIKQRVIKEFSKRQLIERDSSWALGWDTPSEGFSTSGHYFSPLSIGHTGYTGTSLWIDMKKEVVIALLSNRVHPDRSNRSFIKDRPLLYDAAMEVLGEAHPLRREKVLQEE; via the coding sequence ATGGAAAAATTCAGAGAAACAGCGCAAGAAGTATTAAGAAAAAAATCTACCCCCGGTTTCGTAATTGCTGCGGGAAAAAAGGGGGGAGCAAAATTTATTGAGGCATTTGGGAAAAAACAGTTAGTGCCGTATGAGATTGGAAACGATGTAGATACGATTTATGATATTGCCTCGGTTACAAAGGTGATGGCAACTACAACTGCAATTATGCTTTTGGTGCAAAGAGGATTGATAAATATCGAGATGAAGGTTTCAGAGTTTATCGATGAATTTGCTTCCAATGGTAAAGATAAAATTACAATAAAACATCTTCTTACTCATACTTCGGGCTTGTCTGATTGGTATCCATATTTTGAGGAAATAAGACGAAAGGATGAGGAAGAAGGAAGTCAACTTATGTGTAAAAGTAATGCAAAAAAGATGGTTTATTCACTGGTTAACAATGAAGAGATTGAAAAGCGTGAAAATCCTGTTACGAAATACAGCGATATCGGATTTATAGCCCTTGGCGAAATTATTGAAAAGATTACCGGGGAGGCTTTGGATAGTTTTTGTGAAAGGGAAATTTTCATTCCCTTGGGACTCAAGGATACTTTTTTTGTTAATCTTGAAGACAAGGGTCGCACATTGTCAGAAGAGCGCTTGAAAAGAATTGCCCCCACAGAGTATTCACAATGGCGCGGTGGTGTAATAAAGGGCGAAGTCCATGATGATAATGCATATGCTATGGGTGGAATATCAGGACATGCAGGACTGTTTTCGACAGCAGAAGATGTCTTTAATTTTGGAATGACCATTCTTGATTCCTATCATGGAAGAAATGATTTTATAAAACAAAGAGTTATAAAAGAATTTTCAAAAAGACAGCTCATAGAAAGAGATTCATCTTGGGCTCTTGGATGGGATACCCCTTCTGAAGGGTTTTCAACTTCAGGGCATTATTTTTCGCCCCTTTCGATTGGACATACCGGCTATACAGGTACATCATTGTGGATAGATATGAAGAAAGAGGTTGTAATAGCTCTACTTTCCAATAGAGTCCATCCTGATAGGAGCAATAGAAGTTTTATCAAAGATAGGCCTCTTCTTTATGATGCGGCAATGGAGGTTCTTGGAGAAGCGCATCCATTGAGAAGGGAAAAGGTTTTGCAAGAGGAGTAA
- a CDS encoding LD-carboxypeptidase, with product MKKPASLKKGDLISLVAPSGSFTESRFQRGKELIEKYGFRVCYDRRIFDKKRYLAGDGETRAEIINNAFKDKEVKGVIAVRGGFGACQVLPHLDFEMIGKNVKVFCGSSDVTLLNTAFEQRCGMVNFYGPMPGGNMVVKDYNEEFSFFFEMMNNGNDILVGKKEGIKFLRSGKTTGRLTGGCLSVINSAIGTKWEIETEGKILFLEDVGEAPYRIERMLWQLDEVGKLSRIKGLIIGHLTDMRGRKNEKWNSIICEVIEEITKKYNYPVLFSFPVGHGYGSITLPVGGIVEIDSDSEYVKIKGNSICKRG from the coding sequence ATGAAGAAACCGGCATCTTTGAAGAAGGGAGACTTGATAAGTCTTGTTGCCCCTTCGGGTAGCTTTACAGAAAGCCGTTTTCAGAGAGGAAAAGAGCTAATAGAGAAATATGGCTTCAGGGTTTGTTATGATAGAAGAATATTCGACAAGAAGCGATATTTGGCAGGAGATGGGGAAACAAGAGCAGAGATTATAAACAATGCCTTTAAGGATAAGGAGGTCAAGGGTGTAATAGCTGTAAGGGGTGGCTTTGGCGCCTGCCAAGTGCTGCCGCATCTTGATTTTGAAATGATTGGCAAAAATGTAAAAGTCTTCTGCGGTTCAAGTGATGTTACTTTGCTTAATACAGCTTTTGAGCAGCGATGCGGAATGGTCAACTTTTATGGGCCTATGCCCGGAGGCAATATGGTGGTTAAGGATTATAATGAGGAATTCAGTTTTTTCTTTGAAATGATGAATAATGGAAATGATATTTTAGTAGGAAAAAAGGAGGGGATAAAGTTTCTAAGAAGCGGGAAGACCACAGGACGCCTTACAGGAGGATGTCTTTCTGTCATCAATTCTGCCATTGGCACTAAGTGGGAGATTGAAACAGAAGGAAAGATTTTGTTTCTTGAAGATGTTGGTGAAGCGCCATACAGGATTGAGCGTATGCTGTGGCAGTTGGATGAAGTTGGAAAACTTTCACGAATAAAAGGACTCATAATTGGACATTTAACAGATATGAGGGGAAGAAAAAATGAAAAATGGAATTCAATAATTTGTGAAGTGATTGAAGAAATAACGAAAAAATACAACTATCCTGTCCTTTTTTCATTTCCAGTCGGACATGGATACGGTTCGATAACACTGCCTGTTGGAGGTATTGTTGAAATAGACAGTGATAGTGAGTATGTGAAAATCAAAGGGAATTCAATATGTAAAAGAGGTTGA
- a CDS encoding UDP-N-acetylmuramate:L-alanyl-gamma-D-glutamyl-meso-diaminopimelate ligase, translating into MTKKKSVYLVAIGGTGMSALAGMLKESGFDVSGSDKGLYYPTSELLRELSVPVKIGYSSDNVPSNIEFAVIGNAVSKNNPEAVEIERRGIKQISFPQALWEYFIKGKKSVVSAGTHGKTTTSSAIAYLFSRLGEDIGFMIGGVPKDFGKNYKLGKSSFFVVEGDEYDSAYFDKGPKFLHYMPDYLLLNDVEFDHADIYRNLEQILGNFSKLVDLVDEKKGGISAFGDSKNVRELIKDAKTPTIRYGFLDKNDWIIEKVDEEKGEVFVTAKDLGRFSFKTRLIGRHNYANLTGVIALFYLMGFDVERCAKEIEGFRGVKRRQELVGCVNHIEIYDDFAHHPTAVRKTLEGFRARFPKRRIIAVFEPRSNSSRRKIFEKEYSESFDDADIVILSEPYNKNLLPDKERFSSAEVIERIKSRGREAYFIENVDSIIMKLVSILKEGDIVVGMSNGDFGNFHKKLVKKIIQIYQYDS; encoded by the coding sequence TTGACCAAAAAAAAGTCTGTTTATCTCGTAGCCATAGGCGGAACCGGTATGAGCGCTTTGGCAGGAATGTTGAAGGAATCGGGCTTTGATGTTTCGGGTTCCGATAAGGGGCTCTACTATCCGACGAGCGAGCTTTTAAGAGAACTTTCAGTGCCTGTAAAAATAGGGTATTCATCAGACAATGTTCCTTCTAACATTGAATTTGCAGTTATAGGCAATGCTGTTTCAAAGAATAATCCTGAAGCTGTTGAGATAGAAAGAAGAGGTATAAAGCAGATTTCCTTTCCACAAGCATTATGGGAATATTTTATAAAAGGGAAAAAATCCGTTGTTTCAGCAGGTACTCACGGAAAAACAACTACTTCTTCAGCAATCGCCTATCTTTTTAGCAGGTTGGGAGAAGATATTGGATTTATGATAGGTGGAGTGCCAAAGGATTTTGGAAAAAACTACAAGTTGGGCAAAAGCAGTTTTTTTGTTGTTGAAGGCGATGAATACGATAGTGCTTACTTTGATAAGGGTCCAAAATTTCTCCATTATATGCCTGATTATCTTCTGCTTAATGATGTCGAGTTCGACCATGCCGATATTTATAGGAATTTAGAGCAGATTTTAGGAAACTTTTCAAAACTCGTTGATTTGGTTGATGAGAAAAAAGGAGGAATTTCTGCATTTGGTGACAGCAAAAATGTAAGAGAATTGATAAAGGATGCAAAAACACCAACTATTAGATATGGATTTTTGGATAAAAACGACTGGATTATTGAAAAGGTAGATGAAGAGAAGGGGGAGGTTTTCGTAACAGCCAAAGATTTGGGAAGATTCTCTTTTAAGACGAGATTGATTGGAAGACATAACTATGCCAATTTGACAGGAGTTATTGCTCTTTTCTATCTAATGGGTTTTGATGTGGAGAGATGCGCAAAAGAAATTGAGGGATTTAGAGGTGTAAAACGGCGGCAGGAGCTTGTTGGATGTGTGAATCATATTGAGATTTATGATGATTTTGCGCATCATCCTACAGCTGTTAGAAAGACGCTTGAAGGATTTAGAGCAAGATTTCCAAAAAGAAGGATAATTGCAGTTTTTGAACCGCGTTCAAATTCAAGCAGAAGGAAAATTTTTGAAAAGGAATATTCTGAAAGTTTTGATGATGCTGATATTGTGATTCTATCTGAACCGTATAATAAAAATCTTCTTCCTGACAAGGAGAGGTTTTCATCTGCAGAAGTGATTGAAAGAATAAAAAGCAGAGGCAGGGAAGCATACTTCATCGAGAATGTTGATTCTATAATTATGAAGTTGGTTTCAATTTTGAAAGAAGGAGATATCGTTGTTGGTATGAGCAACGGAGATTTTGGTAATTTTCATAAGAAATTAGTTAAAAAAATAATTCAAATATACCAGTATGATAGCTAA
- a CDS encoding regulatory protein RecX, with the protein MKKKKETSYDEKKIFDYACWYLTRYPSSKERLKEKLNEKTSDSALIEKVLMKLESFGYLDDREIAESVVRNFSRRGYGKKRIILKLYEKKIRDEELINEIFKEYDNQNIEDEILRKVVNKNKEKYDLSSSTGRKKFIDFLLRRGFPNEKIYNEFRRQGII; encoded by the coding sequence ATGAAGAAAAAAAAAGAAACTTCCTATGATGAAAAAAAAATTTTTGATTACGCCTGCTGGTATTTGACAAGGTATCCCTCATCGAAAGAAAGATTGAAGGAAAAATTAAATGAAAAAACCTCTGATTCAGCTCTGATTGAAAAAGTTTTAATGAAGCTTGAATCCTTTGGATATTTGGATGATAGGGAAATTGCAGAGTCTGTTGTGCGAAATTTTTCCCGACGCGGGTATGGTAAGAAAAGGATCATTCTCAAACTTTATGAGAAAAAAATCAGAGACGAAGAGTTGATAAATGAAATATTCAAAGAATACGATAATCAAAACATAGAAGACGAAATTTTACGAAAAGTTGTAAATAAAAATAAAGAAAAATATGATCTGTCATCATCTACGGGCAGAAAAAAATTCATTGATTTTCTACTTCGCAGAGGATTCCCAAATGAAAAAATCTACAATGAATTTCGAAGACAGGGCATAATTTGA